In Immundisolibacter sp., a single genomic region encodes these proteins:
- the argB gene encoding acetylglutamate kinase, giving the protein MPLSIDAADRVAVVLVEALPYIRRFRGKTIVVKFGGNAMVDAQLKHSFARDIVLMKLVGMNPVVVHGGGPQIGQLLARLGIESRFVDGQRVTDAATMDVVEMVLGGLVNKEIVNLINSHGGQAVGITGKDAAAIRARKLTPRSTGDAESLPEEIIDLGHVGEVEAIDTALIDLLSGRDFIPVLAPIGVGADGATYNINADTVAGKLAVAMKAEKLMLLTNTTGVLDGGGKLIPRMDAATVQALIADGTVHGGMLPKVHCALDAVAGGVGSAHIVDGRVEHAVLLEVFTDSGVGTLIAGALDGVWPAS; this is encoded by the coding sequence ATGCCCTTGTCGATAGATGCCGCCGATCGCGTTGCCGTGGTGCTGGTCGAGGCGCTGCCTTACATCCGCCGTTTCCGTGGCAAGACCATCGTCGTCAAATTCGGCGGCAATGCGATGGTGGATGCGCAACTCAAGCACAGCTTCGCACGCGACATTGTGCTCATGAAGCTGGTCGGCATGAACCCGGTGGTAGTGCACGGCGGTGGCCCGCAGATCGGTCAGCTGCTTGCTCGCCTTGGCATCGAGAGTCGTTTCGTGGACGGCCAGCGGGTCACCGACGCCGCCACCATGGACGTGGTGGAAATGGTGCTCGGTGGCCTGGTGAACAAGGAAATCGTCAATCTGATCAACAGCCACGGTGGCCAGGCGGTGGGCATCACCGGCAAGGACGCGGCCGCCATCCGCGCCCGCAAACTGACCCCACGGAGCACCGGCGACGCCGAATCACTTCCCGAGGAGATTATCGATCTTGGTCACGTCGGCGAGGTGGAGGCCATCGATACGGCGCTGATCGACCTGCTGAGCGGGCGTGATTTCATCCCGGTGCTGGCGCCCATCGGCGTCGGCGCTGACGGTGCGACCTACAACATCAACGCCGATACCGTGGCCGGTAAGCTGGCGGTGGCGATGAAGGCCGAAAAACTGATGTTGCTGACCAACACCACCGGCGTGCTGGACGGTGGTGGCAAGCTGATCCCGCGCATGGATGCTGCCACGGTGCAGGCGCTGATCGCCGACGGCACCGTCCACGGTGGCATGCTGCCCAAGGTGCACTGTGCCTTGGATGCGGTGGCCGGTGGCGTCGGTAGTGCTCACATCGTCGACGGCCGGGTGGAACACGCCGTGTTGCTGGAAGTGTTCACCGACAGCGGCGTCGGCACACTGATCGCCGGCGCCCTGGACGGCGTCTGGCCGGCGAGCTGA